Proteins encoded within one genomic window of Nomascus leucogenys isolate Asia unplaced genomic scaffold, Asia_NLE_v1 001013F_60596_qpd_obj, whole genome shotgun sequence:
- the LOC100591872 gene encoding LOW QUALITY PROTEIN: protein SET (The sequence of the model RefSeq protein was modified relative to this genomic sequence to represent the inferred CDS: substituted 1 base at 1 genomic stop codon) gives MAPKRQAPLPPQKKKPRPSPALGPQEIPASAGLPKKGEKEQQEAIEHIDEVQNEMDRLNEQASEEILKVEQKCNKLRQPFFPKRSELITKIPNFWVTTFVNHPQVSALLGEEDEETLHYLTRVEVTEFEDIKXGYRIDFYFDENPYFENKVLSKEFHLNESGDPSSKSTKIKWKSGPDLTKRSSQTQNKASRKRQHEEPESFFTWFTDHSDAGADELGEVIKDDIWPNPLQYCLVPDMDDEGEGEEDDDDDEEEEGLEDIDEEGDEDEGEEDEDDDEGEEGEEDEGEDD, from the coding sequence ATGGCCCCTAAACGCCAGGCTCCACTCCCGCCTCAAAAGAAGAAACCAAGACCATCTCCTGCTCTGGGACCGCAGGAGATACCGGCCTCTGCAGGCTTGccgaagaagggagaaaaagaacagcaagaaGCGATTGAACACATTGATGAAGTACAAAATGAAATGGACAGGCTTAATGAACAAGCCAGTGAGGAGATTTTGAAAGTAGAACAGAAATGTAACAAACTCCGCCAACCATTTTTTCCGAAGAGGTCAGAATTGATCACCAAAATCCCAAATTTTTGGGTAACAACATTTGTCAACCATCCACAAGTGTCCGCACTGCTTGGGGAGGAAGACGAAGAGACACTGCATTATTTGACCAGAGTTGAAGTGAcagaatttgaagatattaaatgAGGTTAcagaatagatttttattttgatgaaaatccttactttgaaaataaagttcTCTCCAAAGAATTTCATCTGAATGAGAGTGGTGATCCATCTTCAAAGTCCACCAAAATCAAGTGGAAATCTGGACCGGATTTGACGAAACGTTCAAGTCAAACGCAGAATAAAGCCAGCAGGAAGAGGCAGCATGAGGAACCAGAGAGCTTCTTTACCTGGTTTACTGACCATTCTGACGCAGGTGCTGATGAGTTAGGAGAGGTCATCAAAGATGATATTTGGCCAAACCCATTACAGTACTGCTTGGTTCCCGATATGGATgatgaaggagaaggagaagaagatgatgatgatgatgaagaggaggaaggatTAGAAGATATTGATGAAGAAGGGGATGAGGATGAAggtgaagaagatgaagatgatgatgaaggggaggaaggagaggaggatgaAGGAGAAGATGACTAA